In Cydia amplana chromosome 25, ilCydAmpl1.1, whole genome shotgun sequence, one genomic interval encodes:
- the LOC134659687 gene encoding syndetin, translating to MERHGPPGVNSRALSAAHSAADLEVLKEIENVYFSPPSEFDAARHALESAPDPPTCDAIEQMFTKLKRQQQVVSGKALHLISQQRDNCDREFAEIQNIREQLVTTLHTCQTARNHLRTASNHLTISTFVILANFRKRQIIRSVLKSLELLRSLRSVEKDVQELLVKKEYCEAIELILKSRKAAANHKEYTCIADLATRLQDTLDMTEEKLDSVLASICYNFDGETFSKLRKAHALLGKSQAAMEQLHMHYSSAVNETSLKSVKDCIGEVSIEVKFQEMCQSVPKDKAAICFLNLCENLFLIMRSYYLLVKWHSKHEDEDLPSSSVFEIERNVSREYIKQKLKGGLVRIWHDVQAKVSTFLKSAYIEDFAFEKFIQILGILRRLMQVAEVFCGDKSDILEDFIKSHSVSYIKNYHRGRMDELKLFLENEGWEQCPVKSSFTLLNLQEFKKFKKYLNPNFDTSISKVSTLSDGTSSVHSQDDSVYIAKYFNQKTTHTPFEIFRSENVTNDDIFGLEPEIDGSDTSDDEPEELKRDFVDDDAKSPSKVKHSVIVTNTTLSVLRNCGQYLQICRYLPQISLEVVMLMNQLFDFYFYTVHLFFTSDLDVASSTLYTSKLTATLKRISNSIDTSNSGDSKSFLCPEIPQHLDLSSEEYLHGLSERIVAVESVIFLAKQFEFLQPYLESIVAQHQRLVLEHFRDNTLASAVDLRMPVYMCSASKAVDARTTLLAMSQVRWDVKNVEVENSPYVDVITRKIQVFALRLENISKKVTLNLEVINSVWAMVSKFIVHLLVEGFSNATKCSNGGRGLMQLDYRQLFVKIEKNSGLKPVPYQEYVDRYVKAYYLPRNELEVFIRDRLEYSNKHLLALVSCACENKRDRQELTAVIERRDT from the exons ATGGAGCGCCACGGCCCGCCCGGCGTCAACTCGCGCGCGCTCAGCGCCGCGCACTCCGCCGCCGACCTCGAG GTGCTGAAAGAGATAGAGAACGTCTATTTCTCTCCCCCGAGCGAGTTCGACGCGGCGCGACACGCCCTCGAGAGCGCGCCCGACCCGCCCACCTGTGACGCCATCGAGCAGATGTTCACCAAGCTGAAGAGACAGCAGCAG GTGGTATCCGGCAAAGCGTTGCACCTCATCTCCCAACAACGCGACAACTGCGATCGCGAATTCGCAGAAATCCAGAACATTCGCGAACAACTCGTCACCACCCTCCACACCTGTCAAACCGCCCGTAACCACCTCCGAACCGCCTCCAACCATCTAACCATATCCACCTTCGTAATCCTGGCTAACTTCAGGAAGCGGCAGATCATCAGGTCAGTCCTCAAGTCTTTAGAATTACTCAGGAGTTTGAGAAGTGTAGAAAAAGATGTTCAGGAGTTGTTGGTTAAGAAGGAGTATTGTGAGGCGATTGAACTTATTTTGAAGAGTCGGAAGGCCGCTGCGAATCACAAAGAGTATACATGTATTGCGGATTTGGCCACAAGGTTACAGGATACTTTAGACATGACTGAAGAGAAGTTAGACTCAGTTTTAGCTAGTATTTGTTATAACTTCGATGGGGAAACGTTTAGTAAGTTGAGGAAAGCCCATGCTTTGCTTGGGAAAAGTCAAGCGGCTATGGAGCAGCTACATATGCATTATTCTTCAGCAGTTAATGAGACGTCTTTAAAATCGGTTAAAGATTGCATCGGGGAAGTCTCCATCGAAGTAAAGTTTCAAGAGATGTGTCAATCGGTACCAAAGGATAAAGCCGCTATTTGCTTTTTGAATCTATGCGAGAATTTGTTTCTAATCATGAGAAGTTACTATTTATTAGTGAAATGGCATTCAAAACATGAGGATGAGGATCTGCCAAGTTCAAGTGTGTTTGAAATTGAGAGGAATGTTAGCAGGGAGTATATTAAGCAGAAGTTGAAAGGAGGGTTAGTGAGAATCTGGCACGATGTGCAAGCAAAAGTGTCGACGTTTCTAAAGAGTGCCTATATCGAAGATTTTGCTTTTGAGAAGTTTATTCAGATACTCGGTATTTTGAGGCGTTTAATGCAAGTAGCGGAAGTTTTTTGCGGTGATAAATCAGATATTCTAGAGGATTTTATAAAGAGTCATAGTGTGTCGTATATCAAGAATTATCACAGAGGACGTATGGATGAACTGAAGTTATTCCTTGAGAATGAAGGATGGGAACAGTGTCCTGTTAAATCGAGTTTCACGTTGCTAAATCTGCAAGagtttaaaaagtttaaaaaatacctGAACCCTAATTTTGACACGTCTATATCCAAAGTCAGCACACTATCTGATGGGACGTCATCAGTACATTCTCAAGACGATAGTGTGTATATAGCAAAATACTTCAACCAGAAGACTACTCATACTCCCTTTGAGATTTTCCGAAGCGAAAATGTAACTAATGATGATATATTCGGTTTAGAACCTGAAATAGACGGTAGTGATACCTCTGATGATGAACCAGAGGAATTAAAGAGAGATTTCGTCGATGACGACGCTAAAAGTCCGTCGAAAGTGAAACATTCCGTCATAGTAACTAACACAACATTATCAGTCTTAAGGAACTGCGGGCAGTATTTGCAAATCTGTAGATATCTCCCGCAAATATCTTTAGAAGTCGTCATGCTCATGAACCAGCTTTTCGACTTCTATTTCTACACTGTACACCTATTCTTTACTTCCGATCTAGATGTAGCTTCATCTACTTTATATACATCAAAGTTAACAGCCACTTTAAAAAGAATATCCAACTCTATCGACACATCTAATTCAGGAGATTCAAAATCCTTTCTTTGTCCAGAAATACCTCAGCATTTAGACTTATCTTCTGAAGAGTATCTCCATGGTTTAAGCGAGCGGATAGTGGCAGTCGAAAGCGTCATCTTCCTCGCAAAGCAATTTGAGTTCTTACAGCCGTATTTAGAGTCCATAGTCGCTCAACATCAAAGACTTGTTTTAGAACATTTTAGAGATAACACTCTAGCCAGTGCGGTGGATTTAAGAATGCCTGTGTATATGTGTTCTGCTTCCAAAGCAGTGGACGCTAGAACAACTTTACTGGCAATGTCTCAAGTAAGATGGGATGTTAAAAATGTAGAGGTAGAAAACAGTCCTTATGTAGACGTGATAACCAGAAAAATTCAAGTGTTTGCACTAAGATTGGAAAATATATCGAAGAAGGTTACTCTAAACCTTGAAGTCATAAACTCAGTTTGGGCGATGGTGTCTAAATTCATCGTACATTTGCTGGTCGAAGGCTTTTCTAATGCTACGAAATGTTCAAACGGAGGCCGTGGGCTTATGCAACTCGATTATAGACAGTTATTTGTTAAAATCGAGAAGAACTCTGGTCTTAAACCTGTTCCGTACCAAGAGTATGTCGACAGGTATGTTAAAGCGTACTATTTGCCAAGAAACGAGTTGGAAGTATTCATCAGAGATAGATTGGAGTATTCGAACAAGCATTTGTTGGCTTTGGTAAGCTGTGCTTGCGAGAATAAGAGAGACAGGCAAGAATTGACTGCGGTTATAGAGAGGAGAGatacttaa